In Candidatus Methylomirabilota bacterium, the following proteins share a genomic window:
- a CDS encoding ABC transporter ATP-binding protein, which yields MTEPVDVHLERVSKRFGPVAAVDDVSLEVRQGEVLALLGPSGCGKTTTLRIVAGFEDPDTGAVRIRGTVVNDIPTYRRNLGMVFQHYALFPHMSVFDNVAFGLRMRGVGRGDVRRRVSEAMTLVRLEGLEERFPSQLSGGQQQRVALARAVVTKPAVLLLDEPLGALDKKLREQMQVEIRALQREVGITTIFVTHDQEEALTLADRIAVMERGAIVQIGTPTEIYERPRSRFVSDFIGISNFLAGRIVARGAEALTVELPAALRLQAAGVDGLAVGDPVELAIRPEKIRLAAAPLPAANCVAGQVEHLVYLGAVTYYYLRIAGEVRLVVMEQNQTARPERPPYPVGTTVYAGWDTESTVPLKQPA from the coding sequence ATGACCGAACCCGTCGACGTCCACCTGGAACGCGTCAGCAAGCGCTTCGGCCCCGTCGCCGCCGTCGACGACGTTTCGCTCGAGGTTCGTCAGGGCGAAGTGCTGGCGCTCCTGGGCCCCAGCGGGTGCGGCAAGACGACCACGCTCCGCATCGTCGCGGGCTTCGAGGACCCGGACACCGGCGCGGTGCGGATCCGCGGCACGGTCGTCAACGACATCCCGACCTACCGGCGCAACCTCGGAATGGTCTTCCAGCACTACGCCCTGTTCCCCCACATGTCGGTCTTCGACAACGTGGCCTTCGGCCTCCGGATGCGCGGCGTCGGGCGAGGGGACGTGCGCCGGCGGGTCTCGGAGGCCATGACCCTGGTGCGGCTCGAGGGGCTGGAAGAGCGGTTCCCCTCCCAGCTCTCGGGTGGCCAGCAGCAGCGGGTGGCGCTGGCTCGGGCGGTGGTGACGAAGCCGGCGGTGTTGCTCCTGGACGAGCCCCTGGGAGCGCTCGACAAGAAGCTCCGCGAACAGATGCAGGTCGAGATCCGGGCGCTGCAGCGCGAGGTCGGGATCACGACGATCTTCGTGACCCATGATCAGGAGGAGGCGCTGACGCTGGCGGACCGGATCGCCGTGATGGAACGGGGCGCAATCGTGCAGATCGGGACGCCCACCGAGATCTACGAGCGGCCGCGCTCGCGCTTCGTCTCGGACTTCATCGGGATCTCGAACTTCCTGGCCGGCCGGATCGTCGCACGGGGCGCCGAGGCGCTCACCGTGGAGCTGCCGGCCGCGCTCCGTCTGCAGGCCGCGGGGGTGGACGGACTCGCCGTGGGAGACCCGGTGGAGCTGGCGATCCGCCCGGAGAAGATCCGGCTGGCGGCGGCGCCTCTCCCGGCGGCCAACTGCGTGGCCGGCCAGGTGGAGCACCTCGTGTACCTGGGCGCGGTGACGTATTACTACCTGCGGATCGCCGGGGAGGTCCGCCTCGTCGTCATGGAGCAGAACCAGACCGCGCGGCCCGAGCGCCCGCCCTACCCCGTCGGGACGACCGTCTATGCCGGCTGGGACACCGAGAGCACGGTTCCCCTCAAGCAGCCCGCCTGA
- a CDS encoding ABC transporter permease: IRPGLIAGATFSLIISFDEFTVSLFLTGPGLMTLPLEIYNYTEYTIDPTIAAISTLLIVLSVAVIVAIERCLGFERHFQL; the protein is encoded by the coding sequence GATCCGGCCGGGCCTGATCGCCGGCGCGACGTTCTCGCTGATCATCTCGTTCGACGAGTTCACCGTGTCGCTGTTCCTGACCGGGCCCGGCCTGATGACGCTGCCGCTGGAGATCTACAACTACACCGAGTACACGATCGACCCCACGATCGCGGCGATCTCGACGCTGTTGATCGTGTTGTCGGTGGCGGTCATCGTGGCGATCGAGCGGTGCCTGGGGTTCGAGCGCCACTTCCAGCTCTGA
- a CDS encoding extracellular solute-binding protein: protein MSEHVEKEHLLRCFGHDVARRQVLKSLIAAGAGLGALTAFAERLASAAAADAAELTIFAWPGLVPDILKERSVAPFHKAYPQVKVNLDISTNAVMYPKMLAARNNPVISGGMFNDIFVQRGIVDGLWVKPNDEYMPNKKAIPSELMPPGGHGVVFQFTPFGIMYNPDRVEKPKSWADLWDPRYKGRVEMWDSYFDAYIAAAVMNGKGPSVEEGIKLWTSHKQNIGAWTTSPTKAEDDVSRGEMWLAPHWGSWAEQARSTGKKVAFTIPKEGAVQWGGHMVTVSGFPPKVTELTQRYLDTWNSEDCQLGWVTKGFFGPANRSVKIPPELLKLEAMMTAEDAAKKLIRYDVKAVGEKIPRLKAMIDQTLKV from the coding sequence ATGAGCGAGCATGTCGAGAAAGAACATCTGCTCCGGTGCTTCGGGCACGACGTCGCGCGACGCCAGGTCCTGAAGAGCCTGATCGCCGCCGGCGCCGGTCTCGGGGCCCTGACGGCCTTCGCCGAGCGGCTGGCCTCGGCGGCCGCGGCTGACGCGGCCGAGCTGACCATCTTCGCGTGGCCGGGGCTCGTCCCCGACATCCTCAAGGAGCGGTCGGTCGCCCCTTTCCACAAGGCCTACCCGCAGGTGAAGGTCAACCTCGACATCAGCACCAACGCCGTCATGTACCCCAAGATGCTGGCGGCCCGGAACAACCCCGTGATCAGCGGCGGGATGTTCAACGACATCTTCGTCCAACGGGGCATCGTGGACGGCCTGTGGGTTAAGCCGAACGACGAGTACATGCCCAACAAGAAGGCGATCCCGTCCGAGCTCATGCCGCCCGGCGGTCACGGGGTCGTCTTCCAGTTCACGCCCTTCGGCATCATGTACAACCCGGACCGGGTGGAAAAGCCCAAGTCCTGGGCCGATCTCTGGGACCCGAGGTACAAGGGCCGGGTCGAGATGTGGGACAGCTACTTCGACGCTTACATCGCGGCCGCCGTCATGAACGGCAAGGGCCCGAGCGTGGAGGAGGGGATCAAGCTCTGGACGTCCCACAAGCAGAACATCGGGGCCTGGACCACCTCGCCCACCAAGGCGGAGGACGACGTCTCCCGCGGCGAGATGTGGCTCGCCCCCCACTGGGGCTCGTGGGCAGAGCAGGCCCGCTCGACCGGGAAGAAGGTCGCCTTCACCATTCCCAAGGAGGGCGCCGTGCAGTGGGGCGGCCACATGGTCACCGTCTCCGGCTTCCCCCCGAAGGTCACCGAGCTGACCCAGCGCTATCTCGACACCTGGAACTCGGAGGACTGCCAGCTCGGCTGGGTCACCAAGGGCTTCTTCGGCCCCGCCAACCGGAGCGTGAAGATCCCGCCGGAGCTCCTCAAGCTCGAGGCCATGATGACGGCGGAGGACGCCGCCAAGAAGCTGATCCGCTACGACGTGAAGGCGGTCGGCGAGAAGATCCCGCGGCTCAAGGCGATGATCGACCAGACCCTCAAGGTGTGA
- a CDS encoding GAF domain-containing protein, with the protein MGSSPKPPGGTRAVAERLWRLQAITDTALAHLALDDLLRELLSRITQILDSDAARILLLSDDGQHFVLRAAHGLEEQVERGLRLRVGEGVTSRIAQSREPVIVEDLATADPGSPALTEGGVRSLLGAPLLVEGRVIGVLEVGTREPRRFTRDAAHLLQLVADRAALAIDRAKLFETMKVSEQQQAIVAELGQRALEGIALVPLIEEAVGQVAQTLGVEYCEVLELQPDGATLLLRAGVGWRHGAVGQTTDRTAPDSLAAHVLAAAEPVAVEELDLETRFGAPPRLIQHGVVSGLSVAIRGLDQPFGILAVHTGRRRSFSADDRHFLLAVSHVFGMAIERHRAEEGRARRLEEAQVARVEAETQVELAQRLQAVTDAALAHLGLDSLLAELLRRIRELLVADTAAILLVDASGETLVARATHGLEESVTQPLRLPLGQGFTGRVAAERRVVTVTDLDQSDVIDPVLRERGVRSLIGAPLGVGDRVIGIVRVGTVRPRRFSPDDAHLLQLVADRAALAIDHARLFEAERAARRDAEAANRTKDEFLAMLSHELRNPLAPILNALHVLNQTASRDPDSARLRAIIERQARQLARLVDDLLDVSRIRSGTFVLRREPVDVRDVARQCLEAFHVTGRLGDHDIALVLGPEPAMVNGDPVRLEQAIGHLLDNAAKYTVAGGAIRLQVDRERGEAVVRVQDEGAGIPPELLPRVFDVFAQGPRSVDRPGGGLGLGLALARSLVEQHEGSISAHSPGSGQGSEFVIRLPIRAPDRPGRAAEGPVAWPTRHVLVIEDYADAREALRLVLELGGHRVEVAEDGVRGLELACRSRPEFALIDIGLPGLDGYEVARRLRATPEGQRMYLIALTGYGQPADRRRALEAGFDTHLVKPVDPAELASILGAFVPPRG; encoded by the coding sequence ATGGGCTCCAGCCCCAAACCTCCGGGAGGTACCCGCGCGGTCGCCGAGCGTCTCTGGCGACTGCAGGCCATCACCGACACTGCTCTCGCCCATCTCGCGCTGGACGACCTGCTGCGCGAGCTCCTGAGCCGCATCACCCAGATCCTCGACTCCGACGCCGCCCGCATCCTGCTCCTCTCGGATGACGGCCAGCACTTCGTCCTGCGGGCGGCCCACGGGCTCGAGGAGCAGGTGGAGCGAGGTCTCCGGCTGCGCGTCGGGGAAGGCGTCACGAGCCGTATCGCCCAGAGCCGGGAGCCCGTCATCGTCGAGGACCTGGCGACCGCCGATCCCGGAAGCCCCGCCTTGACGGAAGGGGGCGTCCGCTCGCTCCTGGGGGCGCCCCTCCTGGTCGAAGGCCGCGTGATCGGCGTCCTCGAGGTCGGGACGCGCGAGCCGCGACGGTTCACGCGGGACGCCGCGCACTTGCTCCAGCTGGTGGCCGACCGTGCCGCGCTGGCGATCGATCGCGCCAAGCTCTTCGAGACCATGAAGGTAAGCGAGCAGCAACAGGCGATCGTGGCCGAGCTCGGCCAGCGCGCCCTGGAGGGAATCGCCCTGGTTCCCCTGATCGAGGAGGCGGTCGGCCAGGTGGCCCAGACCCTGGGCGTGGAGTATTGCGAGGTCCTCGAGCTCCAGCCGGACGGCGCCACCCTCCTCCTGCGCGCGGGCGTGGGATGGCGCCACGGCGCCGTCGGACAGACCACGGATCGGACCGCCCCGGATTCGCTGGCGGCTCACGTCCTGGCAGCCGCCGAGCCGGTGGCGGTCGAGGAGCTGGACCTCGAAACCCGCTTCGGCGCTCCGCCTCGTCTGATCCAGCACGGCGTCGTGAGCGGCCTCAGCGTCGCCATTCGGGGGCTCGACCAGCCGTTCGGGATCCTGGCCGTCCATACCGGCCGGCGGCGGAGCTTCAGCGCCGACGACCGACACTTCCTGCTGGCCGTGAGCCACGTGTTCGGCATGGCCATCGAGCGCCACCGCGCCGAGGAGGGACGGGCCCGGCGCCTCGAGGAGGCGCAGGTGGCCCGGGTCGAGGCCGAGACGCAGGTCGAGCTGGCCCAGCGGCTCCAGGCCGTGACCGACGCCGCCCTCGCTCATCTCGGCCTCGACAGCCTTCTGGCCGAGTTGCTGCGGCGCATCCGGGAGCTACTCGTCGCCGACACGGCCGCCATCCTGCTGGTCGACGCGAGCGGGGAGACCCTGGTGGCGCGGGCCACGCACGGGCTGGAAGAGTCCGTGACGCAGCCCCTCCGCCTGCCCCTCGGCCAGGGGTTTACCGGTCGGGTCGCGGCCGAGCGGCGGGTCGTGACCGTGACCGACCTCGATCAGTCGGACGTGATCGACCCCGTGCTGCGCGAGAGGGGCGTGCGGTCCCTCATCGGCGCCCCCCTCGGGGTGGGCGACCGGGTCATCGGCATCGTCCGGGTGGGCACCGTTCGCCCCCGCCGATTCAGCCCGGACGACGCCCATCTGCTCCAGCTGGTCGCCGACCGCGCCGCCCTCGCCATCGATCACGCGCGACTGTTCGAGGCCGAGCGAGCGGCGCGCCGCGACGCGGAGGCCGCCAACCGGACCAAGGACGAGTTCCTGGCGATGCTCTCGCACGAGCTCCGCAATCCGCTGGCGCCGATCCTGAATGCCCTGCACGTCCTGAACCAGACCGCGTCCCGGGATCCCGATTCCGCGCGACTACGCGCCATCATCGAGCGGCAGGCCCGGCAGCTCGCCCGGCTGGTGGACGACCTCCTGGACGTCTCCCGCATCCGCTCCGGCACGTTCGTGCTCCGGCGCGAGCCGGTCGACGTGCGGGACGTGGCCCGCCAGTGCCTGGAGGCGTTCCACGTGACCGGGAGGCTGGGGGACCACGACATCGCGCTGGTGCTCGGCCCGGAGCCAGCCATGGTGAACGGCGATCCCGTCCGGCTCGAGCAAGCCATCGGGCACCTCCTCGACAACGCGGCCAAGTACACGGTGGCTGGAGGCGCGATTCGCCTGCAGGTAGACCGGGAGCGCGGCGAGGCGGTCGTGCGCGTCCAGGACGAAGGGGCCGGAATCCCGCCCGAGCTGCTGCCGCGCGTCTTCGACGTCTTCGCCCAGGGGCCCCGCTCCGTCGACCGCCCCGGCGGCGGGCTCGGGCTGGGGCTGGCCCTGGCGCGAAGCCTGGTCGAGCAGCACGAGGGCTCCATCTCTGCCCACAGCCCGGGCTCCGGGCAGGGCAGCGAGTTCGTGATCCGGCTGCCGATCCGGGCGCCGGACCGGCCGGGTCGCGCGGCAGAAGGGCCGGTCGCCTGGCCGACGCGCCACGTGCTCGTCATCGAGGACTACGCCGACGCCCGGGAGGCGTTGCGGCTCGTGCTGGAGCTGGGCGGCCACCGCGTGGAGGTGGCCGAGGACGGCGTCCGTGGCCTGGAGCTGGCCTGCCGGTCGCGCCCCGAGTTCGCGCTCATCGACATCGGGCTGCCCGGCCTCGACGGCTACGAAGTGGCGCGGCGCCTGCGCGCCACGCCGGAAGGCCAGCGAATGTACCTCATCGCGCTCACCGGCTACGGGCAGCCGGCCGACCGCCGGCGCGCGCTCGAGGCCGGCTTCGACACCCACCTGGTGAAGCCCGTGGACCCGGCCGAGCTGGCCAGCATCCTGGGCGCCTTCGTCCCTCCCCGCGGCTAG